A stretch of Ranitomeya variabilis isolate aRanVar5 chromosome 3, aRanVar5.hap1, whole genome shotgun sequence DNA encodes these proteins:
- the LDLRAP1 gene encoding low density lipoprotein receptor adapter protein 1, with the protein MDALKSAGRAIIRSPSIAKQSWGGGRHKKLPENWTDTRETLLEGMLFHLKYLGMTLVEQPKGEELSAAAVKRIVATAKAGGKKLQKVLLKVTPRGIILHDSVTNKMIENVSIYRISYCTADKLHDKVFAYIAQSQQNETLECHAFLCTKRKMAQAVTLTVAQAFKVAFEFWQVSRDGKEKREKSGSDGEGTSSSQSEGSSSITSLKGATGNLLDLGEATKTIDALNASDNHFEDIFGESACNENNNVVWELDDGLDEAFSRLAESRTNPHVLDIGVTENDIQPDECFSPTTWDRMEFHPADGDDLFMF; encoded by the exons ATGGACGCGCTCAAGTCTGCGGGAAGGGCGATCATCAGGAGCCCCAGCATCGCCAAGCAGTCGTGGGGCGGCGGGCGGCACAAGA AGCTTCCAGAAAATTGGACAGATACCAGGGAAACTCTGTTAGAAGGAATGCTGTTTCATCTGAAGTATTTGGGCATGACCTTGGTAGAACAACCGAAAGGGGAAGAATTGTCTGCAGCTGCGGTGAAGAGGATTGTAGCAACA GCTAAAGCAGGTGGAAAGAAACTACAGAAGGTGCTTTTAAAAGTGACTCCTCGCGGAATAATCCTTCATGACAGCGTCACCAACAAGATGATTGAAAACGTGTCCATTTATAG AATATCATATTGTACAGCTGATAAGTTACATGACAAAGTCTTTGCCTACATTGCTCAAAGCCAACAGAATGAAACCTTGGAATGCCATGCCTTTCTCTGTACGAAGCGAAAAATG GCACAAGCAGTTACATTAACAGTCGCACAAGCTTTTAAAGTGGCATTTGAGTTCTGGCAAGTTTCCAGAGATG GTAAAGAGAAAAGAGAGAAATCTGGCTCTGATGGTGAAGGGACAAGTAGTTCTCAATCAGAAGGGTCCTCAAGTATTACTAGCCTTAAAGGAG CTACAGGTAATCTGTTAGATTTGGGAGAAGCTACTAAAACAATAGATGCATTAAATGCCAGTGACAATCATTTTGAGGATATATTTGGAGAAAGTGCCTGTAACGAGAACAACAATGTAGTGTGG GAACTTGATGATGGACTTGATGAGGCATTTTCAAG ACTTGCCGAGTCCAGGACCAATCCTCATGTTCTTGACATCGGAGTGACTGAGAACGATATTCAACCCGACGAGTGCTTCTCCCCTACTACTTGGGACAGAATGGAGTTCCACCCTGCCGATGGAGATGACCTGTTTATGTTCTGA